The following proteins are encoded in a genomic region of Arachis stenosperma cultivar V10309 chromosome 4, arast.V10309.gnm1.PFL2, whole genome shotgun sequence:
- the LOC130973715 gene encoding nifU-like protein 3, chloroplastic: MLCATHHTLLLFSNPCCFLKNRVSNGRGFSSNESCFVRGHQMDIKQYFGLISSRSPRNKAGRVVSPSCVLPLTEENVEKVLDEVRPGLMADGGNVALHEIDGLVVVLKLQGACGSCPSSAMTLKMGIETRLRDKIPEIMEVEQIVDAETGLELTEQNVESVLSEIRPYLVGTGGGILELVKIDDYVVKVRLSGPAAGVMTVRVALTQKLRDKIPSIGAVQLID, from the exons ATGCTTTGTGCAACTCAtcatacattattattattctctAACCCGTGTTGTTTCCTTAAG aaTCGAGTTTCAAATGGCAGAGGATTTTCTTCAAATGAGAGTTGTTTTGTTAGAGGTCACCAAATGGACATCAAACAATATTTTGGACTTATATCATCCCGTTCTCCACGGAACAAAGCAG GAAGAGTTGTATCCCCAAGCTGTGTGCTGCCATTGACAGAAGAGAATGTGGAGAAGGTTTTGGATGAGGTTAGACCTGGCTTGATGGCTGATGGAGGGAATGTGGCTTTGCACGAGATAGATGGCCTTGTCGTCGTCCTCAAGCTTCAAGGAGCATGTGGCTCGTGTCCTAGCTCGGCCATGACATTAAAGATGGGAATTGAGACTCGCCTTCGCGATAAGATTCCAGAAATCATGGAAGTGGAGCAGATTGTGGACGCCGAGACTGGCCTCGAGTTAACAGAGCAAAATGTTGAGAGT GTTCTTTCTGAAATTAGGCCATACCTTGTTGGCACTGGGGGAGGAATATTAGAGCTTGTTAAGATCGATGATTATGTTGTCAAAGTTCGGCTAAGTGGACCGGCGGCCGGAGTTATGACGGTTCGCGTGGCGCTAACGCAAAAGTTGAGAGACAAGATACCTTCTATTGGAGCTGTGCAGCTAATAGACTGA
- the LOC130974845 gene encoding uncharacterized protein LOC130974845 gives MASTSRRSISGSYGSDNVTGEHFCECGLRAPLQVSNSIANPGRKYYACPVKRCGWFKWADPSIQHSEVGDDRSCQLNSNLKSIERDKNLHTDVMFLKLLAFLRLVISIVCVVLVIILLFKL, from the coding sequence ATGGCTTCCACAAGTAGAAGATCTATAAGTGGTTCATACGGCAGCGACAATGTAACGGGCGAACATTTTTGTGAGTGTGGTTTAAGAGCTCCGTTACAAGTCTCAAATAGCATTGCCAACCCGGGTAGAAAGTATTATGCCTGTCCTGTAAAACGATGTGGATGGTTTAAATGGGCAGATCCAAGTATCCAACATTCTGAAGTTGGAGATGATCGCTCTTGTCAACTGAATTCCAATTTGAAGTCAATTGAACGAGATAAAAATCTGCATACTGATGTTATGTTTCTGAAATTGTTAGCGTTCCTTCGACTTGTTATTTCTATAGTCTGTGTTGTATTGGTCATAATATTGTTGTTTAAGTTGTAG